A segment of the Bdellovibrio bacteriovorus genome:
TCGCCGAAGCTTTGTCGCAAAGAGCCCGGGAATCCAAGCTTCCCTGGGGTGGCCTGCGTGTGATCGCGGTGGGGGATTTTGCGCAACTGCCGCCCGTGACACAGACGGGGCAGCGCGACTGGTGTTTTCTGAACGGCGTCTGGGAAGCCAGTGGTTTTCAGACGGTGATGCTTTCGCATAATCAGCGGGTTTCAGACAATTTGTTTTTGGATGTGCTCAGCGACGTTCGTCACGGCAAGGTCACGGAACGTGTTCGTGAATTTCTGAATGAACATGTTCAGGATCACGACGAGGACGATCCGGGCACACGCCTGTTCCCGCGCAAGATCAACGCTGAAAAATTCAATGAACGAAAGCTTGCCGAAATTGACGAAACAGAAGTGGTGATTGAATCCATTTACAGCGGATCCGAACGTCACATCGAGACTTTGAAGAAGGCGTCGCCGATCGCGGAAAAGTTGATTTTAAAAATCGGTTGTCAGGTGATGTTCCTGCAAAACGATCCGCAGCGCCGCTGGGTCAATGGAACTCGCGGGACTGTCGTGGATATCACGGCGGATCAGATCACCGTACGCAAGGATCGCGGTCGCGAAGTTCAGGTCAGCAAATCCTCTTTTGCCATTCAGGATGCCGAAGGCAATATCATGGCGCAGGTCGAACAGTTCCCCCTGACGCTGGCGTACGCCACCACCATTCACAAAAGCCAGGGCGCCACGCTGGATGATCTGTGGTGTGATCTCAGTCAGTTGTGGGAGCCGGGGCAGGCGTATGTGGCGCTCAGTCGCCTTCGCAGCGCCAAGGGCCTGCACCTGATTGGGTGGAATCCGCGATCAATCATCGTCGATCCAAAAGTTTTGCAGTTTTATAAGCAGTTTGAAGGTCTTTAATGTTTTTGAAAGTAGTGCTTTTCACCTGGGTTTTCTCGGTAGCGTCTTCTGCATTTGCAATTTATTTTCCATTGCCAGCGGGGCATCGTGAGGCCTTTATGGGCAATGCCGGTGGTGCGATGGAGTCATCTCCGGGAAATGCATTGTACAATCCTGCGGGACTGGGTTTCGCTCTACGAATAAGTTGTCACTGTCGGTCAGTGGGACCGCGCTAACCAGTCATCAGATGAAAAACAGCAGCAGTGACTTGAGTCCCAGCGACTATTCTGTGCGCCCCTTGCTGGCTTCCGGAATTTATCCGATGGAGTGGGGGACCGGAGCTGTGTTTGTGGCAAGCCCGATGATGTTGAGCCTGGATGGTTTGTTGAATACGCAGGGTGGTTCCTACAATTCGTCCACACTGACCAGTTTGGACAGTCAGCTTTTGAAGGTCGGGGCCGCATTTGGCGCAGCCATCAACGACAGCATTTCATGGGGGATTTCTTCTGGCTTGCAGCTAGGGGACTCCAGAACTCACAGTTACAATAAGGTAAGTACGGGGGGAAATCTTTATGCCACCATATTTACCGAGACGGAAAACAAAAATAAAGGCCTCTTCATTTTGCCGGGGATCCAGATAAAGCCTGTGGCGAACTGGACGCTGGGTTTATCTGCTCAGTTCATACCTGTGATGCTGGAATCAAAGGCGGTGGATTATACGGCTGTTCACTATGTGGCGACTCCGAACACGGTGAATGAAGAGACGGTTTCTTATGAGCCGGTGAAGCAGTCCCCTTACTATCTGCGTTTGGCCAATGGCTTTAATCTGCTTGCTG
Coding sequences within it:
- the pif1 gene encoding ATP-dependent DNA helicase Pif1, whose protein sequence is MNSESKCYRFYICFARLGSGMIAGPMPVHEIELSPEQASALDLLRSGENVFLTGGAGSGKSFLIRQFMRELDPKEMPILASTGAAAVLLGGRTFHSFFGLGIMEGGADATYERASKDKRLMSRLRKVEGVIIDEISMIPGQALMIAEALSQRARESKLPWGGLRVIAVGDFAQLPPVTQTGQRDWCFLNGVWEASGFQTVMLSHNQRVSDNLFLDVLSDVRHGKVTERVREFLNEHVQDHDEDDPGTRLFPRKINAEKFNERKLAEIDETEVVIESIYSGSERHIETLKKASPIAEKLILKIGCQVMFLQNDPQRRWVNGTRGTVVDITADQITVRKDRGREVQVSKSSFAIQDAEGNIMAQVEQFPLTLAYATTIHKSQGATLDDLWCDLSQLWEPGQAYVALSRLRSAKGLHLIGWNPRSIIVDPKVLQFYKQFEGL